The nucleotide window ATTTGTGACACGCTTGCTTCCACGAATTTATCAAAAGAAACGCCAATGCGCTCGGCCGTCGCCTTCGTCATGTCGGTTTCAATGAAGCCGGGGGCGATGCAGTTCGCCGTGATGCCGAACTTCCCAAGTTCAATCGCCAACGTTTTCGTGAACCCTTGCAAGCCTGCTTTTGCCGTCGAATAGTTGGCTTGGCCGCGATTCCCGAGCGCCGACGTCGATGATAGATTGATAATGCGGCCGTATTTTTGCTCGACCATGTACCCCTGCGCCACACTCGCGGCATTGAACGAGCCTTTGAGATGCACATCCATAACCGTTTGCCAATCGTCTTCGCTCATTTTAAAAAGCATGTTATCGCGGATGACACCGGCATTGTTCACGAGAATGTCGATGGAACCGTACGCGTCATGCGCTTCTTTCATCGCTGTTTCCACTTCGGCACGGTTGGTAACGTCCGCTTTAATGGCTAAAACATCTTGGCCGGAAAAGTGCTCCCGCACCTCTGCCAACGCCTCTTCGTTCACATCGATAAGGGCCACTTTCGCGCCGTCATGCACAAGACGTTCGGCAACGCCACGTCCAATGCCTCGGCTTCCTCCGGTCACAAATGCGGTTTGTCCTGAAAAATGTGTCATAGCTTCCACTCCTATCCTAGATTTATTTTTATGTTACACGTGTTGCCCGAGTTTCACATTCCCTTTTAATAGATTTCTGGAAATGATCAGGCGCTGGATTTCATCGGTGCCGTCATAGATTCTCCAGAGACGGGCCTCCCGGTACCAGCGTTCGATGGGAAGTTCTTTCGTATAGCCCATGCCGCCGTGGATTTGCATGACGCGATCGATAATGTCATTGCCTTTCGTCGCCCCAAATAATTTCGCCATCGAGGCCACGTGACGGTTATCCTCTCCGTTGTCCAAACTGAACGCGGCGTTGAGCACCAACCATTTGGCTGCTTCGAGCTCGACCGCGGAGTCCGCGATTTGCCATTGGATACCTTGGCGCGTGGCGATCGGCTTGCCGAACGTTTCCCGCTCATTGGCATAGTCGATGGCCATATTAAGCAAGCGCTCAGACGCTCCAACCGCTGTCGCTCCGACAATCCAACGGGCAAAGCCGATCCATTCCAGCCCCAGATCATACCCGCGGTGGAGCTCACCAAGAATATTGTCTTCCGGGACGCGCACTTGGTCGAAAATAAGCGCCGCCGGCCCCCATTCGCCCATCGTGTCAATGTATTCGGATTTCCAGCCCATGTCCCGTTCCGCGATGAAACAGGTGACACCATCCCGGCCGTTTGCCGCGTGCGCTTCTTTGTTCGTGATCGCGATCACCATGACAAAATCCGCTTCATTACCGCCGGTAATGAACGTTTTCTCGCCGTTCAGCACCCATTCATTTCCATCTTTTTCAGCGGTCATTTTGATGTTTTGCGTATCAGAACCAGCCCCCGGTTCAGTCATGGCAAAGCAGGATTTTTTCTCACCATTGATCGTCGGGATAAGGTATTTTTTCTTTTGTTCGTCGTTGCCGTAATACAAAATGTTGTCGGCCGAACCGCCGAACGTGAACGGGACGAACGTTTTCGACACTTCCATGATGACAAGCGCGTACATGACTTGGCCGAGGTCAGCGCCGCCGTATTCTTCCGGCGTGTTGATGCCCCAGAAACCGGCATCCTTCGCTTTTTGTTGCAGTTCCTCGATTTTTTCTTTGGAGAGGCTCGGTTTGCCTTCCCGTTCATTGCGTAGTACATCATTTTCGAGTGGGATTAGTTCTTTTTCAACAAATTTACGGATGGTGGACTGGACCATTTTCTGTTCTTCGGTTAAGCGTAAATCCATGATGATCGCTCCTCGTATAAAAATAATTTGGTGGTTTCATCGGGCAATCCGTTACTCGGTTTCCAGTGTGAGTGCAATGCCTTGCCCGCCGCCGATACAGGCCGTCACGAGCCCTTTCTTTTCGCCGAGTCGATTTAATTCATAACATAATTTTGTGACGAGCATTCCTCCGGTCGCGGCAATCGGGTGGCCGTGGGCAATCGCTCCGCCGTTGACGTTGAGTTTGTCCATATC belongs to Salicibibacter cibi and includes:
- the fabG gene encoding 3-oxoacyl-ACP reductase FabG — translated: MTHFSGQTAFVTGGSRGIGRGVAERLVHDGAKVALIDVNEEALAEVREHFSGQDVLAIKADVTNRAEVETAMKEAHDAYGSIDILVNNAGVIRDNMLFKMSEDDWQTVMDVHLKGSFNAASVAQGYMVEQKYGRIINLSSTSALGNRGQANYSTAKAGLQGFTKTLAIELGKFGITANCIAPGFIETDMTKATAERIGVSFDKFVEASVSQIPVARSGKAEDIANAVAFFADERSSFVSGQVIYVAGGPKD
- a CDS encoding acyl-CoA dehydrogenase family protein, whose protein sequence is MDLRLTEEQKMVQSTIRKFVEKELIPLENDVLRNEREGKPSLSKEKIEELQQKAKDAGFWGINTPEEYGGADLGQVMYALVIMEVSKTFVPFTFGGSADNILYYGNDEQKKKYLIPTINGEKKSCFAMTEPGAGSDTQNIKMTAEKDGNEWVLNGEKTFITGGNEADFVMVIAITNKEAHAANGRDGVTCFIAERDMGWKSEYIDTMGEWGPAALIFDQVRVPEDNILGELHRGYDLGLEWIGFARWIVGATAVGASERLLNMAIDYANERETFGKPIATRQGIQWQIADSAVELEAAKWLVLNAAFSLDNGEDNRHVASMAKLFGATKGNDIIDRVMQIHGGMGYTKELPIERWYREARLWRIYDGTDEIQRLIISRNLLKGNVKLGQHV